One Deinococcus grandis DNA window includes the following coding sequences:
- a CDS encoding NADPH:quinone oxidoreductase family protein has product MTDSQTAATPQASMRAIRVERLGPPDVMQLQDAPVPSPAPGEVRVRVEAVGINFADALAVAGEYLTRTRVPYTPGMEFAGIVDALGEGVQGVQVGTRVAALGGSGAMAEYATVPAAALIPVPQSLSGAQAAAFPVSYFTAYHGLKTLGRGEAGEWVLVQAAAGALGTASIQLAKALGMNVIALASTDEKLEIARTLGADVTILQDDPDRVKKVRDAAGGKGVPLILEVVGGKRFQESLDMAASRGRIIVIGNASREQANLRPVELMKRNLTVTGLWLTSLMNDAPATAEAARALAELVGSGKVVPQVGPTYALDQSVQAFEDLLNRRTTGKVIIEPGR; this is encoded by the coding sequence ATGACCGACAGTCAGACTGCCGCCACCCCGCAGGCCAGCATGCGCGCCATCCGCGTGGAACGCCTCGGGCCGCCCGACGTCATGCAGCTCCAGGACGCGCCCGTCCCCTCCCCCGCGCCCGGCGAGGTCCGCGTGCGCGTCGAGGCGGTCGGCATCAACTTCGCCGACGCGCTGGCCGTCGCCGGGGAGTACCTCACCCGCACCCGCGTGCCGTACACGCCCGGCATGGAATTCGCCGGGATCGTGGACGCCCTGGGCGAGGGCGTCCAAGGCGTGCAGGTCGGCACGCGCGTCGCCGCGCTGGGCGGCAGCGGCGCCATGGCCGAGTACGCCACCGTGCCCGCCGCCGCGCTGATCCCCGTCCCGCAGAGCCTCAGCGGCGCGCAGGCCGCCGCGTTCCCCGTGTCGTACTTCACCGCGTACCACGGCCTGAAAACCCTCGGGCGCGGCGAGGCGGGCGAATGGGTGCTCGTGCAGGCCGCCGCCGGGGCGTTGGGCACCGCCAGCATCCAGCTCGCCAAGGCCCTGGGCATGAACGTCATCGCCCTGGCCAGCACCGACGAGAAACTGGAGATCGCCCGCACCCTGGGCGCGGACGTCACCATCCTGCAGGACGACCCGGACCGCGTGAAGAAAGTCCGCGACGCGGCGGGCGGGAAGGGCGTGCCCCTGATCCTGGAGGTCGTGGGCGGCAAACGCTTCCAGGAGAGCCTCGACATGGCCGCCAGCCGCGGCCGGATCATCGTGATCGGCAACGCCAGCCGCGAACAGGCGAACCTGCGCCCCGTGGAACTCATGAAACGCAACCTGACCGTCACGGGCCTGTGGCTGACCAGCCTCATGAACGACGCGCCCGCCACCGCCGAGGCCGCCCGCGCTCTGGCCGAACTCGTCGGCAGCGGGAAGGTCGTCCCGCAGGTCGGCCCCACCTACGCCCTGGACCAGAGCGTGCAGGCCTTCGAGGACCTCCTGAACCGCCGCACGACCGGCAAGGTCATCATCGAACCCGGCCGCTGA
- a CDS encoding glycosyltransferase family 4 protein, translating into MNIPLGEAVPDDGTRAAGSAARPLRLAVLTDAPRVAGSELWLLYVLPRLLPGGVQPTVFLRVGESLDRLAAQFGEAGIPVRRYADLTALPELTRDFDLRLLQAWDPGTYLRLLPGLAAPTLVVSHDQLDYHYAPPLRALYRETYRFTKAIPLRRAGHLLTVSRWGADFLRGPMGLRDTTFVTNGVDPGQFRPATPEDRAALRESLGFTRFTVLIPGRFTPEKNQWASVRAARHAPDLDFVFVGDMDSSVGTLVQGYAARLGLRNVRFLGRRWDMPELYRAADALLQPTLAENQSLVTLEAMASGLPVVTTDIPAQAELVQDGVTGLTVPAQPDVLARALRALAAYPERTAAFGRAARQFVLDHHTTDHTAALVLAQLRRISPTPSPAAHAAKEYPHA; encoded by the coding sequence ATGAATATTCCGCTGGGGGAAGCTGTCCCCGACGACGGAACGCGCGCCGCAGGGTCGGCCGCGCGGCCCCTGCGGCTGGCGGTCCTGACCGACGCGCCGCGCGTGGCGGGCAGTGAACTGTGGCTGCTGTACGTCCTGCCGCGCCTGCTGCCGGGGGGCGTGCAGCCCACGGTGTTCCTGCGGGTGGGGGAGAGCCTGGACCGGCTGGCCGCGCAGTTCGGGGAGGCCGGGATTCCGGTGCGGCGCTACGCGGACCTGACGGCGCTGCCGGAGTTGACCCGGGACTTCGACCTGCGCCTCTTGCAAGCCTGGGACCCCGGCACGTACCTGCGCCTGCTGCCCGGGCTGGCCGCGCCCACGCTGGTCGTGTCGCACGATCAGCTGGACTACCATTACGCGCCGCCACTGCGGGCGCTGTACCGCGAGACGTACCGCTTCACGAAGGCGATTCCGCTGCGTCGCGCGGGGCACCTGCTGACCGTGTCCCGCTGGGGGGCGGACTTCCTGCGCGGCCCGATGGGACTGCGGGACACGACCTTCGTGACGAACGGCGTGGACCCCGGGCAGTTCCGGCCCGCCACCCCCGAGGACCGCGCGGCGCTGCGCGAGTCGCTGGGCTTCACGCGCTTCACGGTCCTGATCCCAGGCCGCTTCACGCCCGAGAAGAACCAGTGGGCGAGCGTTCGGGCGGCGCGGCACGCCCCGGACCTGGATTTCGTGTTCGTCGGCGACATGGATTCCAGCGTGGGCACGCTGGTGCAGGGCTACGCGGCACGGCTGGGATTGCGGAATGTGCGCTTCCTGGGTCGGCGCTGGGACATGCCGGAGCTGTACCGCGCGGCGGACGCGCTGCTGCAACCCACCCTGGCCGAGAATCAGTCCCTGGTGACGCTGGAGGCGATGGCGTCCGGTCTCCCGGTCGTGACCACGGACATTCCGGCGCAGGCGGAACTCGTGCAGGACGGCGTGACCGGCCTGACGGTCCCCGCCCAGCCGGACGTGCTGGCCCGCGCGCTCCGGGCCCTCGCGGCGTACCCGGAGCGCACGGCTGCGTTCGGGCGGGCCGCACGGCAGTTCGTGCTCGACCACCACACCACCGACCACACCGCCGCGCTCGTCCTGGCCCAACTGCGCCGAATTTCTCCCACCCCCTCACCTGCGGCGCACGCCGCGAAGGAGTACCCCCATGCCTGA
- a CDS encoding semialdehyde dehydrogenase, with translation MIPTLFPDRHPVAFLVHPRTDVAADLGGICRPLGWVPNGVYAAALRRVEFPSPVTGTLRFADDPARTAGWLITVPLTPRDLLSGGRRAQRIIGRAVDRAAQLGARTVGLGALTAPATAGGAALRHRTDIGVTNGNAFTAAMTLLGAQRLLDDLPGDALVAVVGATGSVGGCLTRLLAQRTPNPLLLVARNEARLRSLRASLPAGRAVATTDLDRVRDADLVILLTSAEDALLGSRHLKRGAVVLDDTQPRNTRPELLLERPDVRIVDGGLVSVPGVQRRGFIGLPPGVAYACLAETLLLGLSGHRGHYSLGSPSPEQATLLLDVARQARHLGFTLAAPHSFGQPVTVTRRFESPLPAGVVSQDRQRGEVVA, from the coding sequence ATGATCCCCACCCTGTTCCCCGACCGTCATCCCGTCGCGTTCCTCGTTCACCCCCGTACCGACGTCGCCGCCGATCTGGGCGGTATCTGCCGCCCGCTGGGCTGGGTGCCGAACGGCGTGTACGCGGCCGCGCTGCGCCGCGTGGAGTTCCCCAGCCCGGTCACGGGCACGCTGCGCTTCGCGGACGACCCGGCCCGCACCGCCGGGTGGCTGATCACGGTGCCCCTGACGCCCCGCGACCTGCTGAGTGGCGGGCGGCGCGCGCAGCGGATCATCGGGCGGGCCGTGGACCGCGCCGCGCAGCTCGGCGCGCGCACCGTCGGGCTGGGTGCCCTGACCGCCCCGGCCACAGCGGGCGGCGCGGCGCTGCGGCACCGGACGGACATCGGCGTGACGAACGGGAACGCGTTCACGGCCGCCATGACCCTGCTGGGCGCGCAGCGGCTGCTGGACGACCTGCCGGGCGACGCGCTGGTGGCGGTCGTGGGCGCGACCGGGAGCGTCGGCGGGTGCCTGACTCGGCTGCTCGCGCAGAGAACGCCGAATCCGCTGCTGCTCGTCGCGCGGAACGAGGCGCGGCTGCGGTCCCTGCGGGCCAGCCTCCCGGCCGGGCGGGCGGTCGCCACGACCGACCTGGACCGCGTGCGGGACGCGGACCTGGTGATCCTGCTGACGAGCGCCGAGGACGCCCTGCTGGGCTCCCGGCACCTGAAACGCGGCGCGGTCGTGCTGGACGACACCCAGCCGCGCAACACCCGTCCGGAGCTGCTGCTGGAACGCCCGGACGTGCGGATCGTGGACGGCGGACTGGTCAGCGTGCCCGGCGTGCAGCGGCGCGGCTTCATCGGGCTGCCGCCCGGCGTGGCGTACGCGTGCCTCGCCGAGACGCTGCTGCTGGGCCTGAGCGGGCACCGGGGGCACTACTCGCTGGGCAGCCCCAGTCCCGAGCAGGCGACGCTGCTGCTGGACGTGGCGCGGCAGGCGCGGCACCTGGGGTTCACGCTGGCCGCCCCGCACTCGTTCGGGCAGCCGGTCACCGTGACCCGCCGCTTCGAGTCGCCCCTGCCCGCCGGGGTGGTCTCGCAGGACCGCCAGCGGGGCGAGGTGGTCGCGTGA
- a CDS encoding 3-hydroxyacyl-CoA dehydrogenase NAD-binding domain-containing protein yields MSTENIVAQSRQDDILILTIQNPPVNAFSPGVPEGLKAGLDAAAADDTVRAVVIIGGGRTFVAGADIRTFNLPREQAPDLRGTIEKLDAFPKPTVAAIHGTALGGGLELAMGCTYRVATPDAQLGLPEVKLGVLPGAGGTQRLPRVVGAQKALEMMLSGNPIKATEGQEVGLIDRLIDGDLLSGAVAFAREVAAARPLPRISERGVDGAAPEVFAAARQGIKKSHRGQLSPELIIDLAEMAATVPFADGWTAEATKFMQAKDSPQSRALRHVFFAEREAAKIPGLGKDTPTLDIRRAGIIGAGTMGGGIAMNFLNAGIPVTIVETTQEALDRGLGVIRRNYENTAKKGRMSQDDVETRMGLLTPSLDMGSLADADIIIEAVFENMDVKKDIFTRLDAIAKPGAILATNTSTLDVNEIAAVTSRPESVIGLHFFSPANVMKLLEIVRADKTSDTVLATSMALARKIRKVGVVVGVCDGFVGNRMVHRYGEEARQLVEEGARPEDVDAAMNALGLPMGPFQMSDMAGLDIGHAIRVHRAKVSGEPEPDGWLDRIVKTGRKGQKTGGGIYDYDETRKPRPNADVQALIDTYRSEKGVTPRDISTEELTRRLAYTLVNEGAQILDEGIAARAGDIDVIYLYGYGFPAYRGGPMQYADEMGLQNVVADLERYGQTPAPLLKRLADEGGSFAGLDASRNR; encoded by the coding sequence ATGAGCACCGAGAACATCGTCGCGCAGTCCCGCCAGGACGACATCCTGATCCTGACCATCCAGAACCCGCCCGTGAACGCCTTCAGCCCCGGCGTCCCCGAGGGCCTCAAGGCCGGACTGGACGCCGCCGCCGCAGACGACACCGTCAGGGCCGTCGTGATCATCGGCGGCGGGCGCACCTTCGTCGCCGGGGCGGACATCAGGACCTTCAACCTGCCCCGCGAGCAGGCGCCGGACCTGCGCGGCACCATCGAGAAACTGGATGCCTTTCCCAAACCCACCGTCGCCGCCATTCACGGCACGGCGCTGGGTGGCGGGCTGGAACTCGCCATGGGCTGCACGTACCGCGTGGCGACCCCCGACGCGCAGCTGGGTCTGCCCGAGGTGAAACTGGGCGTCCTGCCCGGCGCGGGCGGCACCCAGCGCCTCCCCCGCGTGGTCGGCGCGCAGAAGGCCCTGGAGATGATGCTGAGCGGCAACCCGATCAAGGCCACCGAAGGGCAGGAGGTCGGCCTGATCGACCGCCTGATCGACGGGGACCTCCTGAGCGGCGCGGTCGCCTTCGCCCGCGAGGTCGCCGCCGCCCGGCCCCTCCCGCGCATCAGCGAGCGCGGCGTGGACGGCGCGGCCCCCGAGGTCTTCGCCGCCGCCCGCCAGGGCATCAAGAAATCCCACCGCGGGCAGCTGTCCCCGGAACTCATCATCGACCTCGCCGAGATGGCCGCCACCGTGCCCTTCGCGGACGGCTGGACTGCCGAGGCGACGAAGTTCATGCAGGCGAAGGACTCCCCGCAGTCCCGCGCGCTGCGGCACGTGTTCTTCGCCGAGCGGGAAGCCGCGAAGATCCCCGGCCTGGGGAAGGACACGCCCACGCTGGACATCCGCCGCGCCGGGATCATCGGGGCGGGCACCATGGGCGGCGGCATCGCCATGAACTTCCTGAACGCCGGGATTCCCGTGACCATCGTGGAGACCACCCAGGAGGCGCTGGACCGGGGCCTGGGCGTCATCCGCCGCAACTACGAGAACACCGCGAAGAAGGGACGCATGAGCCAGGACGACGTCGAGACCCGCATGGGCCTCCTGACGCCCAGCCTCGACATGGGCAGCCTCGCGGACGCCGACATCATCATCGAGGCCGTGTTCGAGAACATGGATGTGAAGAAGGACATCTTCACGCGGCTCGACGCCATCGCCAAGCCCGGCGCGATCCTCGCCACGAACACCAGCACCCTGGACGTGAACGAGATCGCCGCCGTCACCAGCCGCCCCGAGAGCGTCATCGGCCTGCACTTCTTCAGCCCCGCCAACGTCATGAAACTGCTGGAGATCGTCCGCGCCGATAAGACCAGCGACACGGTGCTGGCGACCAGCATGGCCCTCGCCCGCAAGATCAGGAAGGTGGGCGTGGTCGTCGGCGTGTGCGACGGCTTCGTCGGGAACCGCATGGTGCACCGCTACGGCGAGGAAGCCCGCCAGCTCGTCGAGGAAGGCGCCCGCCCCGAGGACGTGGACGCCGCCATGAACGCCCTGGGCCTCCCCATGGGACCCTTCCAGATGAGCGACATGGCTGGCCTGGACATCGGCCACGCCATCCGCGTGCACCGTGCGAAGGTCAGCGGCGAACCCGAACCGGACGGCTGGCTCGACCGGATCGTGAAGACCGGCCGCAAGGGCCAGAAGACGGGCGGCGGCATCTACGACTACGACGAGACCCGTAAACCCCGCCCGAACGCGGACGTGCAGGCCCTCATCGACACGTACCGCAGCGAGAAGGGGGTCACGCCCCGCGACATCAGCACCGAGGAACTCACGCGGCGCCTCGCGTACACCCTGGTGAACGAGGGCGCGCAGATCCTCGACGAGGGCATCGCCGCGCGCGCCGGGGACATCGACGTGATCTACCTGTACGGCTACGGCTTCCCCGCCTACCGCGGCGGCCCCATGCAGTACGCCGACGAGATGGGCCTGCAAAACGTCGTGGCGGACCTCGAACGCTACGGCCAGACGCCCGCCCCCCTCCTGAAGCGCCTCGCGGACGAGGGCGGCAGTTTCGCGGGCCTCGACGCCAGCCGGAACCGCTGA
- a CDS encoding glycosyltransferase family 2 protein codes for MNFLAFLDILGLVLFALYVVQQTASALMRPRRIPHAQGGVHVTFLIPALNEAQVIEATLQNVRTVAPDARVIVIDDASDDGTDRIVRAFAQRDPGVRLLRREFPEARQNKGRAMNWAVTRLLAEPDMHGQDLTQHVFVGLDADGRLGSDFVPQVRGAFQDPHVLAAQGWMRYRQTTSELPGLQGALARVLLIQQDLENFILGHYQRVRHWAGTASLTGNGQCMRASYVAGQLARGVQPWPDVLLEDFGSALEIRLHDPKARIALLTAHVGQQGMISPVPFMRQRARWIQGTMQCLRYLGRLWGARAHPVTLADFTYLILGPWLNTLMIISLLSQPLRRAFGWHGFTSPAWVATVFTLLPLAFQLNWALRYRAERRLPLWVVGYIMLTLPVFSAITLWSLPLALFNHFTGRRGWYKSVRHDEPTDGTLAASGTTN; via the coding sequence ATGAACTTCCTCGCCTTCCTCGACATTCTCGGCCTCGTCCTGTTCGCGCTGTACGTCGTGCAGCAGACCGCCAGCGCCCTGATGCGCCCCCGCCGCATCCCCCACGCCCAGGGCGGCGTGCACGTCACGTTCCTGATCCCGGCGCTGAACGAGGCGCAGGTCATCGAGGCGACCCTCCAGAACGTCCGCACCGTCGCCCCCGACGCCCGCGTGATCGTCATCGACGACGCCAGCGACGACGGCACCGACCGCATCGTCCGCGCCTTCGCGCAGCGCGACCCCGGCGTGCGCCTCCTGCGCCGCGAGTTCCCCGAAGCGCGGCAGAACAAGGGCCGCGCCATGAACTGGGCCGTCACGCGCCTCTTGGCCGAACCCGACATGCACGGCCAGGACCTCACGCAACACGTCTTCGTGGGCCTGGACGCCGACGGCCGCCTCGGGAGCGACTTCGTCCCGCAGGTGCGCGGCGCGTTCCAGGACCCGCACGTCCTCGCCGCGCAGGGCTGGATGCGCTACCGCCAGACCACCAGCGAACTCCCGGGCCTGCAGGGCGCGCTGGCGCGCGTGCTGCTCATCCAGCAGGACCTCGAGAACTTCATCCTGGGCCACTACCAGCGCGTGCGGCACTGGGCGGGCACCGCGTCCCTGACCGGCAACGGCCAGTGCATGCGCGCCAGTTACGTCGCCGGGCAGCTCGCACGCGGCGTGCAGCCCTGGCCGGACGTGCTGCTCGAGGACTTCGGCAGCGCCCTGGAAATCCGCCTGCACGACCCCAAGGCCCGCATCGCGCTGCTGACCGCGCACGTCGGGCAGCAGGGCATGATCAGCCCCGTGCCGTTCATGCGCCAGCGCGCCCGCTGGATCCAGGGCACCATGCAGTGCCTGCGATACCTGGGCCGCCTGTGGGGCGCCCGCGCCCACCCCGTCACCCTGGCGGACTTCACGTACCTGATCCTCGGGCCGTGGCTGAACACCCTGATGATCATCAGCCTGCTGTCCCAGCCGCTGCGCCGCGCGTTCGGCTGGCACGGCTTCACGTCCCCCGCGTGGGTGGCGACCGTGTTCACGCTGCTGCCCCTGGCGTTCCAGCTGAACTGGGCGCTGCGCTACCGCGCCGAACGCCGCCTGCCGCTGTGGGTGGTCGGGTACATCATGCTGACCCTGCCGGTGTTCAGCGCGATCACGCTGTGGTCGCTGCCGCTGGCGCTGTTCAACCACTTCACCGGGCGGCGCGGCTGGTACAAGAGCGTCCGGCACGACGAACCCACCGACGGCACCCTGGCCGCGTCCGGCACCACCAACTGA